The Pelagibius sp. CAU 1746 genomic sequence GATCCGTCAGGGATAGAAACATCGACTGCGACCAGTCGCGTGGTGCATCGTGCTGCAGCCTGCGCCCTGATCCCTCAGGGATAGAAACCATCTTCTCTCTTCACCAGGTCAGTCATGGGCTGCAGCCTGCGCCCTGATCCGTCAGGGATAGAAACTCTCTTCTCCTCTGCCCCTGGGCAGCGATTGGGCTGCAGCCTGCGCCCTGATCCGTCAGGGATAGAAACTCCTGGGTCGGATTCACAGCAGCCTGCTGGGCTGGAGCCTGCGCCCTGATTCGTCAGGGACAGAAGCGTGGCGTAGAACATCTCAGTCTCGAACCAGTCGCCGGGTCCAAGCAGCAGCCCTGACCCGTCAGGCAGACGGGTCCTATGTCCATTCCTGCAGGATGAGAGGTGGCCTCATCGGCCGTCCCAGCAAGACTGAAGAATAGGCCGGGGCGGCCCCACTCAGATGAATTCCTCGGAAAACAAGCCGGGGTCGAGGATTGCCGTATCGAGGTGCAGGCGGCCGTCGTTCCCGACATAGCTGAACAGTGCCTGCGTGTTCAAGGCGGCAACGGCGGCAGCGACCGAAACCTGCTTGGTGCCCGCCGTCATATCGATGCAGAGGCTGCGCTTTGCAAAGCCGGCCGCTCCGGCATGGCGGATCGCCGCGCGGAAGGCCACCTGCAAGGCATGATAGTCACCGTAGTTCACGCCCGTCGTGCACAGCGTGGACTCGCGGCCGGGCGCGCCCGTCACGGCAGACCGCTCGATGGGAACAATCTCACCAGGCCCGCCGACGAAGAAAATCTTCGGCTCGCGTGTATCGAGCAGATCGAATACGGCCTTCGCGAAACGCCAGGCATCAGGCGCTGAGGCCGCATCGCCGACGTCCGAGGGAATCACATAGAGACGCCGCAGCGTTTCCCTGTGTGGAAACAAAGCCCGGAATCCCTGAACCCAGGGATGCCGCATAGCCTGCTGCAGAACCTGATCACCCGCGCCGCCCCGGCAGATCGTTTCAAGGTCCACGTGCGTCAGGCTCTCGAGCGCCGTGACGGCCGCCTGCTGATTGAACTCCCGATTCTTCATGCCAGAAAGCGGCAGGATGAGCACTTGGCGCCCGCGCTCCGCATGCTCATCCACAGCCCGGAAGAATGCAATGGGGTTGGCGAAGTGCCCCATCCAATGGACCATGCCGCCCATGAAGCCCAACGCAAGGAAGCAGGCGATGCCAAACACCACGAGATAGCTTGCGAAACCCGAGGACTTCGTGACGATGGAGAAGGTCTCAGACAAATGGCCCAGCAACGCCTCGAAAGTAAAGGCCAGTAGCGTCAGCACCAATGTGCCGACGACCACCAGGCTGAGTTTCCACAGTATCGCCCCCATCTTCCCTCCCCCTAGAAATCGCCGTCGGCCAGACGCCTTTCGACAAAATACTCGTAGAGTTTCGCCCCGAAGGCCTCCATCTCGGAGGCGCTCAGATCACGGCCCCGCATTTCCGGCGGCACTTCCAGCGTCAGATGAAAATAGCGCGCACCGCGAGCGCAGACCTCGGCTGCCAGGGAAACCGGCAGCGTCCCCAGAATGCAGTCTCCCTGTTGGACCAGGTCGATATCCAAATGCTCGACCCGCTGTGCTTCAATGCCCCGGCGCCGGGCCCAATCGAGCGCGCCGCAATGGCGGGTTACCAAATAGACCGTCACCCCTGGACATCCCACTCATCGATCTCGTCCTCTTCTACCGACGCGCTTCCTTCGGAAGTCTCGAAGAGCCTGACCCTTTGCCCAGACCCCAACCTGTGCGGCTCTGTCAGTTCCCAGTTGATTCCGTCGAAGCGCACCCTGGTGCCGATGGGATAACTTTGCCGGGCCTCGATTCTCTGAGCCAGTTCCCGCTGCATTTCTGCCTGCCGCAGAACCTCTTGCCGCTCCTCCATAGCCGCCATGGCTTCATCACTCACCATCCGGCCGAAGCCGATGCCCGTCTTGGCGCCAGCGCCGATCCATTCCAGCGCGGCCTCCAGATAGTCGTAGGCGGTCTCCAGGTCATTCGCTTCCGCATTATGCCGACGTGCGACGGCGAACTGAAACTGTGCCCCGGGCGCCACCGCCAAAAAGGGAATCGGGTTGGGGTTGTTCCAGTCCGACGGCGTGGCTGCCTCGTTGATCCGCCACCCGTCGTCATGGGGCGTGATCACCTCGGCCATGAGGGAAACCGGGGCTGTTGGCAAGGCATCGAATACGATCAGCGCGCCGGCCGCCGGACCATCAGCATGCGCATCGTCGCGGCCGAACAGCCGGTCGACAGTCTTCATATCGTCTTCCCAGTGCTCCGCCCAGGCACGGATCATCCCTTTGACGGAAGGGCCCGGAAGGTAGGGGATCCCCAGGGTGTGATGCCAAAGAAAGCCGTTCTCCAACGGATGCGCCAGCCCCATACCCGTCACGAATGGGCCGGTGGTGACCAGGCACAATGGCCCGGGCCGCGGGTCATCGCGGTTCAGGGCGAGCGCGAGATCACAGAGCCGCTGCACCGCCGCAGCAATCTCCGCCGCGTTACCAACTTTTCTCCCTCCTCCCCGCTCTGGGTCCTTCACCTTGAAACGGCCACTTTTCCCGGGGGGCCGGTCGTGAAACTGACTCAAGACCCAGTTCATCTTGCCGCCGTGATAGTCGATCTTCCTGTCCCGGTCCGGTTCCGGCTCGGCAATCTTCGTGAATTCACTGTTCCACTGGTCGAAGAACTTAGCGAAAAAGAGCCCGCGATTGCCATGCTGCGTGACTCCGCGAAGCTTCTTGCCTGCGTAGTGAGGGCACTTCAAAGGTTCCATGGTCAGCCACCGTCCACGTTGCCGGGGTCCCGCAGGGTGGCGACGGCAAACTTCTTCAGCCACTCCAGATAGGCCAGGGCTTCAGCCTGTGCGCGGATGTAATCGGCCTCGCTCTTCCTGGTGATCTCTTCCAGAACGTCACTGCCACGACTGTAGGGACTGTCCTGCCAGTCCTTGCACAGCCAAGTATTCAAGTGGTAGTAGAGATTGGCATGGCCACGGCTGACTTTATCGGTCTTCGTTTCAGGGCCCCGCGCCTTCTCCATGGCCAGCGCCTGACCCAGGCCGCTCATGATGATGGCAGCGGGCAACGCCTTCACGTAGGCGACGTAGTTGCCGTATTCGTCCTTCCGATGCATCTTTTGAATTTGGTCCAGGGCGTGGCCGGCACGTTTTTGCGCAAGGCTCTGACTCATTGATCTGCCTCCCGTGCGCCAACGACAGCCATTTTGAACCAGCCCTGCCCAATCGTTTCGTTGCCGCCCATTTGGAGGTAGGCCTTGTCCTCGGCGATCACACCGGCGAGCGCGGCCACCTTGCCGGGCCGACGCTGGCCCAACAGCAGGTACATGACGGTATCCGGCGGCAGACTCTCCTCGTACCAGAACGCCCCCTCTTTCACGATCTTGTTCTCATCCAGCGCATTGCGGGCCATGACAGGTAGCGCATAGCGGGCAAACCAAACGAAGTCGTGGTCACTCAGGACGACGAGACGGGCCTCCAGACGGTCTTTCCGGATCGCCCCGGGGATCACTGAAACCAACGCCTCCAGGACACCCGGCTGCACCTTTGCTTCGCGGGTAAACTCACGCTCTTCCAGGCCGACGACCTCCTTGTCGCCCCCGGCGCCGAGATAGCCCCCCTCCTCCACCACCGGCAACTCAAAAGTCACTTCCCGACGGCCGCCGCGCGCCGCGTCGCGCCGCAAGCGATCCAATATGAGCGGACAGGTTACCCACTTGTAGGAGCTGGAAAGGCAGCGCACCGGCAGCAGCAATAGCCGAGCGTCGCTCATCAATACGGTTCCAGCGCCTTTCTCGTCGCCCCCGTCCGCACTGGACTGGCTCTTCGGCCCGAAGAGATCATCGCAGCACTCTCGACTGAGACCAGCCCGCTCCTCGGCCCAGACGCGCCAGGCACCCTTCACGCCCGAGCCAGGTACGAAGGGATAGTCGGTGATGCGCTCGCGCGCGACGGGCAGGTCCAGGGCTCCGATGGCCTGGCCTATGCCCACGTGTACATTCGTTTCCGCGATGAGCCCGACCATCGCGCTGCGCATTGCCTCTCCGGGCTCTCGCGCCTCTCCAGCCCCTTGCTCAGGTGCGGTCATGACAGCCTCTTATCTTCCCATGCTCCAATCATCACTTGTCCGAAGCCCCACTCCGGCGCCAGCCCGATATGGCTGCCATGCAGGGCCAATATCTCTTCAGGCGGTTCGTCCGATTCCATGAACCAGATGGATCCCGCCGGCAGTGCCGGTCTCAGTGCGACCGGACAGCGCGATTGCGAATCCCAGCCGCCGATCGGCTCCGCCTTGCCCAGGCAAGCGCTCACGACGCTTCCCTTCAAGGAGGCCTCTACTTCCCCCAGGCCGTCCAGCACACAGGGGGACAGCAGGTAGGCCGTATAAAGGGTCTTGCCGTCGTGCTGCGGCAGCATGCGGGGTGCCTTCGGCAGCGCCGGCGGAGCGTCCACCGGGACGATCCCGGCCATGCGATGCTCTCCGGCGAAGGGAATCAAGCCACCGGACTCGGAAAAGGGCGACGCGCCGTTCCAGCCGGAATACCCGACAATCAGGCTTGCCGAGCCGGACAAGCGCACGTGGCTCGCCATATAGAGACGGCCGCCGGCGTCCTTCGTCGTGTCGGTGCGGCGCGTCGACGTATCGATCCCGATGCCTACGCGGCTTTCGAGTTGCCATATTTCTTCTATCGCGACCCAGTCGTCCTGCGCAGGCATGCCTCCCGCGAGGACCGCTTCCAGTCCGCGTGATGTCAGCCAGACGTCCTCCGCACCCTTGAATCCCTCAAGTGGCTCCTCTGGGATTGGCAGGCGTACAGTGCCCAAATCGCATTGCAATGGTGGCCCCGGCAAAAGCCGGGTCGAATGGCCTTCTCCGTCCTTAACCAGGTGCATCGGTGCGGGGAATACCAACGTGTTCCGAAAGTGGACGACAGGCGCCGCAAACCGCAACGGACCCAGGTTCGTCGCCGGATCCTGCCAGTTCGTTCCATCGCCAAGACGGGTCTCGTCCCAACCTCCTAGAAACCGCCACAGCGCCGCCCGGATTGCGCCGACAACACTCGGGGGATGCGGGGGAAACACGCTGGTGGCTTCAGAGGCACCGGCGTCGGCTTGATTGAAAGGCCGGCCGTCGCGGAACATCAAAGTGTCGAGGGCCTCGATTTGCAGATAGACAGCCTCAGTCACCTTCGCCCTCCCCTAACAGACGCCAACGACCTTCGACGGAGAAAAAATGGGTTACCAGCCCGCCGTCAAAATCAAAACCGTCGGTCGGTACAGTGCCCTCGTGCTTGCGGACCAAGGGCCGACCGATGGTCAGTAATTGCTCACGAACCTCTTCCCTAAAACCATCCTTAATCTGCGAGGCCACCAGTTCAGCTTGAACCAAGCTGCGGACGACCTCTGGCTTCCGAAGAGCATCGGCAGGATCGCCGTCGGCACGGTCTTCCGTCTCTTCGAACAGAGGCAGGTAGCGAGTCTTCAGATTGTGGAACAACCTGGATGGGATGTGTCTTTGGACATTCAGCGTCATTGCCAGCTCGGCCATGACCTCGACGGGAGATCCAGCCGTTCCCGACCAGGCAGAGACCCAACCGAACGACTCACCGCCCGGCTTTAAAATGCTGATCGCTAAGCTGTCTCGCCCGTTTTGCGCTTTGGCCACGTCATCCAGGATAGTGTGGGCATGGCTGACCACCCGGCGCAGCGGTATCTTGTATTGTGCGAGCACGATAGCAGCCGACATTGTGAAGTCAGCCGGATCGGCCTTTGTACCAGTCGACTGCTTGATCGCCTCTGCAAAGGCCTCGCTGTAAATACCGTGCAGGCTCTGTGCCGCCTGAAGGGCCGTGTCCAGTGGCAGGAAAACCGAAACATCGTCGCCGCCAGCATAGATCAACACGCCGTTGCTCTCGTTGGGCCGGCCGAAATACCTCTTCACGGCTTTGGTGAAGCGGTCCAGCCCGTCCCTCACCACATCCTGATGCAGGCGAAGGGCGCTCCCGATCCTGTCACCATCCATCTGCAGCAACGCATAGAATTCGCTCGCGGCAACGCGGGTTCCGTTGCCGACGCGACTTTGCACCTGCTTCAGGCCGTCCGCCAGGTGGGCCCGTGACGCTCTGCGTTGATTATCGTCCGTACCGGCGAAGTCTTCCAAGGGCCAAGCCGCAATGCCGTCTTGGTGCAGCAAGTGGCCATCCAGCTTGAACAAGCCGTTGCTTGGTAAACCGAAATCCTTCGTTGCGGCTTCCCCCATAAAGTCTTCGGTGACATACTGCTGGGCCTGCATCCAGAATTCGCTTTGTTCTCCTCCACTCAGCTTCTTTTCTACCGCCTTCAACCAGGGGACGGCAGCGATGTAGCTGACGGAGGGCCAATGCACGATATCCATGCCTGCACCGCCCGGCTTCCAGCCGATGACTGCTTCGATAGTGGCGAGCCGAGGGAACAGGCGCTTGATAAGGGCGATGGCGCAGAGACGCTCATCGGCTTTCAAGTCAAGCGCGCCGATGCCTTTGGCCGAAGCCATGGCCTGCCAAAAGGCGTTCTGCCTTTCCCGTTCCTCCTTGCCGATTCTTTGGTACCCTGAGATTTCCTGCAGGTGCCCCATAAGGCGACAGAGGTCTCCCGGTTCCGCCGCCGCCCTGCCGCCGTAGTGGCTACGCCAGTTTTTGCGGCGATCCAGCCAGCTCCCGTCAGAGCTGTCACCCGGATCCGCACCGGTAACCCAGGTCATGTCCCAGAAACCGTTAACCTGCCGGTCCCAGATATCCTGCGTATTGTTGCCATGGGACTCTGCTGCCTCGGCCACGAACTGGTCATATACGGCAGCCTCTAGCCTCTGCCAGGCAGCCCTCACCGCCCCTTTGCAAATCTCCCCCGGATCACCGTCTACGCGTTCAACATTTGCCTTAAATCTGTTCGGCAACGACCCGACAAACGGTGTCGCGCTCGGCGCTGCACCGGCCTGAGCCGTCGAAACCGCTTCGAAGAGTTCGTCGCCATCCACCGAGGGAAAGATAATCTCTCCCTGTTTCTCAACGAGAGCGGCCATGGCTTGACCGGAGAGCCAGGAGAGCAGAAAGGACCCTGCCCAAAGATCGCGCGTGCGCCGTGCATCAGCAATGAAACCCTGAACCGGACTCAGGGAGAAATGAAGCAGTTCTTTCCGGTCTGTCACGGCTTTCCTCTCCCCAGCAGATCGACCTCGGAACCGGGAAACCTTTCAAGAAACCGCGAAACCACAGCTGCATCATAGACGTAGTCTTTCGTTTGCCTGACCACCTTAATCAGCGATACCGTTGTTTGCTCGTTCTTCGGAGGGAGAAAACGTGTGGGGAAGTGCAACAGGCAAACCAAGTGCTTGCCCGCCGTCAATTTATGAATGTGTATGAAGAGAGGGCTGGCGCGGCGATCTGCAGTACTCTCGTGGCCGGCACCGACGGTGATGCTAAACCCTTTGCCCTTCGGGCCACCGTCCCTTGAATAATAGTTATGAGGTAGGCCGAAAGCTGCGCGTTCCGGAAGTCGCTCTTCTGCTACGCCGGCGTAGTCTCGGTTGCCACGCCCAGTTCCTGCCTTGAA encodes the following:
- the csx16 gene encoding CRISPR-associated protein Csx16, coding for MTVYLVTRHCGALDWARRRGIEAQRVEHLDIDLVQQGDCILGTLPVSLAAEVCARGARYFHLTLEVPPEMRGRDLSASEMEAFGAKLYEYFVERRLADGDF
- the cmr6 gene encoding type III-B CRISPR module RAMP protein Cmr6, giving the protein MEPLKCPHYAGKKLRGVTQHGNRGLFFAKFFDQWNSEFTKIAEPEPDRDRKIDYHGGKMNWVLSQFHDRPPGKSGRFKVKDPERGGGRKVGNAAEIAAAVQRLCDLALALNRDDPRPGPLCLVTTGPFVTGMGLAHPLENGFLWHHTLGIPYLPGPSVKGMIRAWAEHWEDDMKTVDRLFGRDDAHADGPAAGALIVFDALPTAPVSLMAEVITPHDDGWRINEAATPSDWNNPNPIPFLAVAPGAQFQFAVARRHNAEANDLETAYDYLEAALEWIGAGAKTGIGFGRMVSDEAMAAMEERQEVLRQAEMQRELAQRIEARQSYPIGTRVRFDGINWELTEPHRLGSGQRVRLFETSEGSASVEEDEIDEWDVQG
- the cmr5 gene encoding type III-B CRISPR module-associated protein Cmr5; translation: MSQSLAQKRAGHALDQIQKMHRKDEYGNYVAYVKALPAAIIMSGLGQALAMEKARGPETKTDKVSRGHANLYYHLNTWLCKDWQDSPYSRGSDVLEEITRKSEADYIRAQAEALAYLEWLKKFAVATLRDPGNVDGG
- the cmr4 gene encoding type III-B CRISPR module RAMP protein Cmr4, coding for MTAPEQGAGEAREPGEAMRSAMVGLIAETNVHVGIGQAIGALDLPVARERITDYPFVPGSGVKGAWRVWAEERAGLSRECCDDLFGPKSQSSADGGDEKGAGTVLMSDARLLLLPVRCLSSSYKWVTCPLILDRLRRDAARGGRREVTFELPVVEEGGYLGAGGDKEVVGLEEREFTREAKVQPGVLEALVSVIPGAIRKDRLEARLVVLSDHDFVWFARYALPVMARNALDENKIVKEGAFWYEESLPPDTVMYLLLGQRRPGKVAALAGVIAEDKAYLQMGGNETIGQGWFKMAVVGAREADQ
- a CDS encoding type III-B CRISPR module-associated Cmr3 family protein: MTEAVYLQIEALDTLMFRDGRPFNQADAGASEATSVFPPHPPSVVGAIRAALWRFLGGWDETRLGDGTNWQDPATNLGPLRFAAPVVHFRNTLVFPAPMHLVKDGEGHSTRLLPGPPLQCDLGTVRLPIPEEPLEGFKGAEDVWLTSRGLEAVLAGGMPAQDDWVAIEEIWQLESRVGIGIDTSTRRTDTTKDAGGRLYMASHVRLSGSASLIVGYSGWNGASPFSESGGLIPFAGEHRMAGIVPVDAPPALPKAPRMLPQHDGKTLYTAYLLSPCVLDGLGEVEASLKGSVVSACLGKAEPIGGWDSQSRCPVALRPALPAGSIWFMESDEPPEEILALHGSHIGLAPEWGFGQVMIGAWEDKRLS
- a CDS encoding type III-B CRISPR-associated protein Cas10/Cmr2, which encodes MTDRKELLHFSLSPVQGFIADARRTRDLWAGSFLLSWLSGQAMAALVEKQGEIIFPSVDGDELFEAVSTAQAGAAPSATPFVGSLPNRFKANVERVDGDPGEICKGAVRAAWQRLEAAVYDQFVAEAAESHGNNTQDIWDRQVNGFWDMTWVTGADPGDSSDGSWLDRRKNWRSHYGGRAAAEPGDLCRLMGHLQEISGYQRIGKEERERQNAFWQAMASAKGIGALDLKADERLCAIALIKRLFPRLATIEAVIGWKPGGAGMDIVHWPSVSYIAAVPWLKAVEKKLSGGEQSEFWMQAQQYVTEDFMGEAATKDFGLPSNGLFKLDGHLLHQDGIAAWPLEDFAGTDDNQRRASRAHLADGLKQVQSRVGNGTRVAASEFYALLQMDGDRIGSALRLHQDVVRDGLDRFTKAVKRYFGRPNESNGVLIYAGGDDVSVFLPLDTALQAAQSLHGIYSEAFAEAIKQSTGTKADPADFTMSAAIVLAQYKIPLRRVVSHAHTILDDVAKAQNGRDSLAISILKPGGESFGWVSAWSGTAGSPVEVMAELAMTLNVQRHIPSRLFHNLKTRYLPLFEETEDRADGDPADALRKPEVVRSLVQAELVASQIKDGFREEVREQLLTIGRPLVRKHEGTVPTDGFDFDGGLVTHFFSVEGRWRLLGEGEGD